CATAAAACCGGGTCTTTCCGGAACCAGATCCGCCAATTACAATCACGTTCTTGTTCCTTGCAAATTTCGGATTCTTTGGTCTGCCATTCATGGTCAGCCGTTCCGTCATGGTCAGCAGGATATTGTTTTCAAATACCGGGTCGATAAAGGGTGCAATGTCTTTTGCCGTCCCCCATCTTGCCGAACCATACTCCACTCCCTGCCGGAACTTTTTGGCATTTTTTCCTTTCATGTAGACCATGAACTTCACTGCCACGGCTCCAGTAATCCCAACCAGCAATTCATTTTTATGCATACTTGGGAGAATCCTGCTAAATGCCATCTGGAAATTTAAGATCAGTACCATCAGTCTTTCTATCATGGAATCACCTACACAGTATTGATATAACCATGCCAGCTTATTTCCCACATAAAAGATCACGATATATGTAAGATTCATCAGAACAATCCGAAGCAGCTTATGTACATCCACCGGCGGTAATCTCTCCAGGTATCCTTTTCCTACACCAAGCAACTTCTGTAATCTGCTCATAATGACGGCTCCTTCTCCTTTCCTTTTGTTTTCTCCAGTTCCCTGTGCTTTGCAAGCGATTTGGTGATTGCCTGCTGTAACTTCTTCCTCACAGATGGTTTTTTGTCCTTATTCAGAGACTTGCCCGTGTATTCCTTAAAAGCGGCAGTCATCACATCAGCATCCCTTGCCTTAAAGAACACATAGTATCTTGGCGGGTCCGCAGTCACATCTTTTTTCAGGCTGAAATCAATGCTGTACTTCTTTGCTACCCGTTCAAAAGACTTGATGTTTCCATCTGTGATCTCAATGTTGGACAGCTGTACATTCTGCTTCATCAGCTTATCAAGGCTCTGTTTTCCCTTGTAGGTCTTATCCTCCTTTTCCTTCTGGGGCTGCTTCTGGTTTGTTTTCTGTCCCTGCTGTTTTTTCTCCTGCTCCATCTTTGCAAGAGCCTTTACCATGGCAGCTTTCAGCAAGTTGGCAGTGACCTTGCCACAGCGGATACAAAGTGAGACTGTTTTCTCATTCACTTCATCCTGCAATCACACCACGCCCTTTCTTCTCTCACTGCTGTCTTATCCTCATTTATCACATTGCTGCTCCTTTCCTCTCTTTTCTGCCAGTTTCATATATTCTTTTTCTGATTCCGCCCCCACTTTGATACAGCACCAAAGGACAAATCCATATACCAGAAATACTGCAGCCGCAGCAACGATCAATACTGTTTTTGTCATCTTCTTTTCTCCCTTCACATCTCTTGAAATTTTTCAAAAGGGCATCTATGAATCCTGTGTCCATAAATGCCCTCATCCATTACTGAAAAATCCTATGATCTCTTATTTTTTCTTTTGCGAAGAATCACTGTGCCACCAAGACCAGCCATTCCAGCCCCTGCAAGCAGAATCCAGAACAGAATCGGAGTATTATCTCCTGTCTTTGGTGAAGTCGATTTCTTTGTTTCTTCTGTGGTTTTCGTCTCCGGCGTTGGTGTGGTTTCTGGTGTTTCCGTCGGTGTCTCTGTTGGAGTTTCCTCCGGTTTCGCCTCATCCTTCATCACAACCTTCTGGATTTCTCCAGTATCTTTGACCGTAAACTTTACATCCTCTGCAACCAGATAACCGTCCGGTGCAGTTTCTTCACGAAGGGTATATTCCCCGATTGGAAGCATCTCAATATAGTGTGGTTTTTCTTCAGATGTCCAGCTTTCTACGGTCTTTCCATCTTTGTCAAGGATTGTCAGTTTCGCTCCTGGCAGCTCCTTACCAGAAATATCGGTCTTGGAAATCTGCACTTTTGTCACATCATCCTTCATTTCCACTTTCTGTACTTCACTGGTATCTTCCACCGTAAAAGTGATGCTCTCTGCTGTCACATAACCGTCCGCAGGAAGTGTTTCTGTCATGGTGTACTTCTTGCCAGCGGTCAGTTCTTTGATGATATGTGCTTCTTTACCGGAAGTCCATTCATCCACAGTGTTTCCACTCTCATCTGTGACTTTTAGTTTTGCTCCCTCAATCTCCTTTCCGTCTGTCAGGGATGTTTTGGTAAACTCTACGGTTGTCGGCTCATCTTCAAAAGTGAACGCATAAGACAGTGTTTCCTTATCTGCCCCACCATATTCAAAAGTAAATTCCTGTACCTGGTCTGTTGTCGCAAATCCCGGTGCCGGGGAAGTTTCTTTCACATAGTAGGTATAGCCAAGTGGCAGATCTGCCGTAAAGGTCAGTTTTCCTTCCTTATCCGTAGCCTGCTCCTCAATAACCGTATTTGCTTTCAGGATCACATCGCCTTTTGCATTGACAATATCTTCTTTATTGCACAGGGCAAATACAGCCCCTTCCAGTACACGGTCGGAATCTTTTTCTTTCTTTAGCACGTTCACTTCTGCCTTCTGACGTTTGTTCTGCCAGTCAGCGGAATAAGTAACAACTGCGGTATTCTGGTCACGGTAAGTCAAATCTACTTCACGAGTTTCTCCATCCAAGACATATCCACTTGCTGTCTCTTTCTCTTTGACATAGTATTTGCCAAGAGGAAGGTCTGTCAGTTTTGCCACGCCTGTTTCATCCGTCGTGATCGTTGCTACCAGTGCATCTTTCTTGTAGTAATCTTCACTCTCGCCATCCGCTGCTTTTATATCTTCTAAGGCATAAACCTCAAAAGTAACCTCTTTCAGGGAACCGGAAAGATATTCAAACAGATGCTTCATCCATCCGCCAATGGAATCCAGTGCAGATACTTTCTCCAGGAACTCACCTTTTTTATTGATGATAAGTGTTCCGGTTGGCACTGCATCTTTCATCTCTACCTTCTGGATCTCGGCAGTATCGTCCACAGTAAAAGAAACTTCTTCCGCCATCAGATAGCCATAAGGAGCCATTTCTTCACGAAGGGTATACGTCTCCCCGGCTGTGAGTCTTTCAATCAGATGTTCCTCACCCTTTACAGACTTCCATGTATCTACCACATTTCCATCCTTATCAAGCACCGTAAGCGTTGCCCCGGAAAGTTCCACGCCTGTCGTAATATCGGACTTCGTAAAGGTTACTTTTGTCGGCTGGTTCTTAAATACAGATTCCAGCTCTACCACTTTCACATCCTGTCCCTGATATTTGGCAGTCACTTCCAAAGTCTCAAAAGAAGAGACATACCCTGCCGGAGCTGCAAGTTCTTTGATATAGTAAGTACCAAATGGAAGGTCAACGTCAAATACTGCCCTTCCATCTTCCCCACTGACTGCTTTTCCAAGTAAGGTATCTGCCTTCACAATCACTTCTTCATGTGTCAGAATATCTTCTTTTGCATAGATGCCAAACTCTGCACCTGCCACAACCGTTTCTGTCTCTGCATCCTGTTTTACTACGGACACTTCCACTTTCTGACGGTCATTCTCAAAAGTTGCTGTCTGCTCGATGACTGGTGTTTTCTGGTCTTTGTATTCAAATGTTACTGTCTGTGCTTCTTCGTTTAACACAAAGCCCTCTGGTGCTGTCTTTTCAACAATCTTATAGGTTCCAAGTGGAAGGTCGGTGATCTGTGCCTTTCCATCCTTATCCGTGGTAACAGTTCCTACCAGTTCCCCGGAAGCATACTCCAGGATACGGTTTCCGTTATCATCTTTCTGGAAGTCTGCTGTATAAATATCTTCTGCAGCATACATCTCAAAGACTGCTCCCTCCAGAGTTTCTTTCTGATAAGTAAAGTCATCTTTATAACCATTTAAGACCTTACCCTGTTTTACGATGTTCAGTTCTCCCTTAACCGGATGATTCTCGTATACAATCTCGATGATCACATCGCCGGAAGTTCCGTCCATCTGATATGCTGTATTGGAATCTACATTCACCTCATAGTAATTCTCATTGAGCGTATATCCATAAGGTGCGTTCACTTCCTCAATACGGTAATGTCCAATTTTCAGATTCTGTGGAAGGATTAAGTATCCCTGCTCATCTGTAAAATAAGATTTGTGTTTTACCGTCGTCGGATAGGTTGTTACCTGTTCCACATACTTTTCTGTATCCAGGTTAAAAATCTTAAACTCTGTATTCTTCTGAAGCACTGCTTTCTTTGTCTCATCGTCCTGTTTGATGATCTTCAGCTTTGCTTCAAACTCTTTGTCAAGCAGCACTCTCCATACCTGCGGTGTAGTCGGATGATTTTCCGTAATCTGCACGATGAAATCATTGACCGGAGTGTAATTATGTGGCGTGGTTGTTTCACGGACGATGTAAGTTCCATAAGGAAGTGCAATACTGCGGGCATACCCTTTCTCATCCGTAAAGATCTCTGTTGCACCATTTTCCCCTATCACTACCGGCTTGACAGAATCAAAGTCATAGCTGCCATCTTCTTTTACTGTCAGGGATGATACCAGATAAGCGGTAAATCCTGCACCTTTCAGTAAATCGGCATCTGTCTTTCCGTTGTTCGCTGCCTTGATAATCTCAAATGGCTGCTTCATCACCTGTTCCAGAGACAGACAGTCACGCTTCACTTCCGCTACAAGATCACCATCGTAGTTGCAGACCAGATCATGTTCTTCTTCATCTGCCAGGTAACCCGTTGGCGGAGTAATCTCTTTTACATAGTAATTACCAAGGTATAATCCATCTACGGAAGCCTGTCCATTCTTATCTGTTGTGAGAGTGGCAACCTGCT
This Anaerobutyricum hallii DNA region includes the following protein-coding sequences:
- a CDS encoding SpaA isopeptide-forming pilin-related protein; this encodes MKMRFKRFLSGFMAVATLASVIVQPVTVSASELEPEPTSFEQQYPELQDVQDTLDKDEIVEAKDIEIPYGEEFEVEVDLSGIEGVNEKKVKVLFHEAKSEAGTDFDAHTPDTYKAVYAVEPVSGHPAYRVSRNITVKEPETEEQTKSSSENTVGEGNAGETEDSGNAEEDADSDRAKEIVTDLTDGQEVTTDEESGLTVSEVMDQAENEGIDLYEMEPGETVTFMAAAGNARSSQQVSVTRGAEYRYADYGYGTYLTYQYTVKFGNVSATAYCVQPSKPGPGTGTYTINKVGDGKALAKVCYYGTKASGDDGFFTEENGYGNLSAGARFILVHLAASYANGSSDAFSGANTTAQNLAKKLYNYCISQPDIPDVAMSFSDADVTAYVDGNSQRTKEITFKADELQSITMKLPSGVKLHNVTTGKTSKAGEAVEISGGTKFYLSAPLTQVQDVAGNWSATMKGSVTKDYSAYKISTGSGSQDLALVFGEGVDDEKYVDFKVTWVQYASVKVIKRDAKADAKLAGAVFGLYSDANCTNLITKLPATDANGEASVQIIKTQNTVYLKEITAPTGYRINATAYNVKLEVSKTATVTVPDEEQMGQLTVYKEGQVLTGADVTENGTTFKYEKRRQKGAIYDVYAGADIKTAYGAKVYSKGDLVKENLTTDSNGAVILKNLHLGTYIVKEKQAPTGFYNAGEEKSVTLSYAGQNVDVVFSETTFTNDRQKAEVIVTKQDKDTENPLDGGIFGLYAASDIKNADGTVVVKKGTLIEKVTTGNDGMAKFTADLPLGFSYDVKEVQAPEGYLRNADDVYTFTFSYTNDKEAKLTFKHTFRNERVIAKISLQKQDKETKKAVPQGDATLEKAVYGLYAREDIVHPDGATGVIYKAGEQVATLTTDKNGQASVDGLYLGNYYVKEITPPTGYLADEEEHDLVCNYDGDLVAEVKRDCLSLEQVMKQPFEIIKAANNGKTDADLLKGAGFTAYLVSSLTVKEDGSYDFDSVKPVVIGENGATEIFTDEKGYARSIALPYGTYIVRETTTPHNYTPVNDFIVQITENHPTTPQVWRVLLDKEFEAKLKIIKQDDETKKAVLQKNTEFKIFNLDTEKYVEQVTTYPTTVKHKSYFTDEQGYLILPQNLKIGHYRIEEVNAPYGYTLNENYYEVNVDSNTAYQMDGTSGDVIIEIVYENHPVKGELNIVKQGKVLNGYKDDFTYQKETLEGAVFEMYAAEDIYTADFQKDDNGNRILEYASGELVGTVTTDKDGKAQITDLPLGTYKIVEKTAPEGFVLNEEAQTVTFEYKDQKTPVIEQTATFENDRQKVEVSVVKQDAETETVVAGAEFGIYAKEDILTHEEVIVKADTLLGKAVSGEDGRAVFDVDLPFGTYYIKELAAPAGYVSSFETLEVTAKYQGQDVKVVELESVFKNQPTKVTFTKSDITTGVELSGATLTVLDKDGNVVDTWKSVKGEEHLIERLTAGETYTLREEMAPYGYLMAEEVSFTVDDTAEIQKVEMKDAVPTGTLIINKKGEFLEKVSALDSIGGWMKHLFEYLSGSLKEVTFEVYALEDIKAADGESEDYYKKDALVATITTDETGVAKLTDLPLGKYYVKEKETASGYVLDGETREVDLTYRDQNTAVVTYSADWQNKRQKAEVNVLKKEKDSDRVLEGAVFALCNKEDIVNAKGDVILKANTVIEEQATDKEGKLTFTADLPLGYTYYVKETSPAPGFATTDQVQEFTFEYGGADKETLSYAFTFEDEPTTVEFTKTSLTDGKEIEGAKLKVTDESGNTVDEWTSGKEAHIIKELTAGKKYTMTETLPADGYVTAESITFTVEDTSEVQKVEMKDDVTKVQISKTDISGKELPGAKLTILDKDGKTVESWTSEEKPHYIEMLPIGEYTLREETAPDGYLVAEDVKFTVKDTGEIQKVVMKDEAKPEETPTETPTETPETTPTPETKTTEETKKSTSPKTGDNTPILFWILLAGAGMAGLGGTVILRKRKNKRS
- a CDS encoding PcfB family protein, with protein sequence MQDEVNEKTVSLCIRCGKVTANLLKAAMVKALAKMEQEKKQQGQKTNQKQPQKEKEDKTYKGKQSLDKLMKQNVQLSNIEITDGNIKSFERVAKKYSIDFSLKKDVTADPPRYYVFFKARDADVMTAAFKEYTGKSLNKDKKPSVRKKLQQAITKSLAKHRELEKTKGKEKEPSL